One window of the Planctomycetia bacterium genome contains the following:
- a CDS encoding class I SAM-dependent methyltransferase produces MIAQLAASEVVTKPIDRHEQGAPYELPRHVESLEDCYFYHTMELPEFGLVPGHWDLRDMFDDYVGHVHVRNRRVLDIGVATGFLTFEAERRGADVVSFDIGHGGQQKLLPFHQKLYYRDHARWAEARSDHFDAWKNAYWLCHRLFKSQARVHYGDIHQLPPSLGRFDVVIVGAVLEHVNDQISALASISRVTGETMVIATDLIDSEERLARFEPRANNPDQDFTWWTYSIGTYREILGMLGFEIERVTTANYRYARMNTTAKRYTIVARRVAD; encoded by the coding sequence GTGATCGCCCAGCTAGCTGCTTCGGAGGTCGTTACCAAGCCAATCGATCGCCACGAGCAAGGCGCTCCCTACGAACTGCCCCGGCACGTCGAGTCGTTGGAAGACTGCTACTTCTATCACACGATGGAATTGCCGGAGTTCGGCCTCGTACCCGGGCACTGGGACCTGCGCGACATGTTCGACGACTACGTCGGGCATGTACACGTGCGGAATCGTCGCGTGCTGGATATCGGCGTCGCCACCGGCTTCCTGACGTTCGAAGCGGAGCGCCGCGGCGCGGACGTCGTCTCGTTCGACATCGGCCACGGCGGCCAGCAAAAGTTGCTGCCGTTTCACCAGAAGCTTTATTACCGCGACCACGCCCGTTGGGCCGAAGCGCGCTCCGACCATTTCGACGCCTGGAAAAACGCCTACTGGCTTTGCCACCGATTGTTCAAGTCCCAGGCCCGCGTGCATTACGGCGACATTCATCAATTGCCGCCGTCCCTGGGCCGCTTCGACGTGGTGATCGTCGGCGCGGTGCTGGAACACGTCAACGATCAGATCTCAGCCCTGGCCTCGATCTCTCGCGTCACTGGCGAGACCATGGTCATCGCCACCGACCTGATCGACAGCGAAGAACGCCTCGCCCGCTTCGAACCGCGCGCCAACAACCCAGATCAAGATTTCACCTGGTGGACCTACTCCATCGGCACGTACCGAGAAATCCTCGGCATGCTCGGCTTCGAAATCGAGCGAGTCACCACGGCCAACTACCGCTACGCCAGGATGAACACAACGGCGAAGCGGTACACGATCGTGGCCCGACGCGTGGCTGACTGA
- a CDS encoding lamin tail domain-containing protein, which yields MPLRFESLEHRQLLAVGPVITEFMADNANTLQDEDGAYSDWIEVYNPTDEPLSLAGYHLTDDDDVLDMWTFPDVTLPARGFLVVFASGNDRVDAGELHTNFRLSLDGEYLALVAPDAATIQTEFFPAYPAQHEDVSYGVEQGTNGVTLLGPETVGRALVPTAANGPGLGLTWTSRTFNDASWRSGATGWGYDQASTYRSLIETDLFAEMYNTTTTAYLRVPFEVDDPLSINTLMLRMKYDDGFVAYLNGQRVEDIHAPVEAAWDDNASDVNPDSLAVVYEEFDITDFKGALVAGTNVLAIQGLNVSSGSSDFLILPEITATVAGEVEPKLGFFKTPTPGAANETPPTDGFIADVQFSVDHGYYDAPFDVTITTATADATIRYTTDGTEPTPANGITYSGPIHVTATTVLRAAAFKPDFEPSDPGSRTYLFLNDVIRQSPNGAPPPGWPSNWGGNVVNYGMDQGVVNANLGTIINDMKAIPSMSIVMDLDDLFGPDGIYANPGGEGSNWEKETSLELINPDGSEGFQVNAGLRIRGGFSRSESNPKHAFRLFFRREYGDGKLNYPLFGDEGADEFDSVDLRTDQNYSWSFGNDSRHTAIRDVFSRDTQRDMGQPYTRSRYYHLYINGQYWGMYQSQERAEASYGETYLGGEKDNYDVVKAEAGPYQTQATDGNLDAFFRFWQGANAIAATPTEAGRAALYQQLLGNNPDGTRNPNYEVLLDAENLIDYMLVIVYGGNLDAPISNFLGNTAVNNWFGMRERTGASGGWKFFAHDSEHTLLNVAENRMGPYSAGSSFAYANPQWIWQQLWTSEDFRLAVADRVQEHFFNGGALTREAATARFQSRAAEIDRAIVGEAARWGNSGLNRQTWLNAVQFVTNNIFPTRGNVVLDQLNSKGLVSTLPPPSLTSYGGDVDPGFELGITSQTDAYYTTDGSDPRLPDGSVNPAATLIPSGSDILLYDALHPAKYFVPTGSNGGSSLGTTWTTIPFNDAAWTSGTVGVGYDLLGDYDGVYATDLEQAMLNVNASVYLRTEFNVANPVDLNGLNLRVKYDDGFIVFLNGQRVASRNAPPLRFGYNSLATAEHPDAEALEFESLSLSNFKHLLVPGKNVLAFQPMNRAVNNDDFLFVPELFTFGSPGAAELTLHESTIVRARAAIGNQWSAEVIGDFRLPSALRVTEIMYNPPAPPAGSPFVGSDFEFIELQNIGTTTLDLAGYNLGGGIEFEFGDISVAPGAYVVVVNNQAAFESRYGANLPVAGEFVGNLSNNGESVFLNATLTALVQDFAYSNTWYATTDGEGLSLTVVNPAGPLENWDVAAGWKVSSRAGGTPGASDAPIVVGDTNGDGEVNVVDLNNVRNNFGASGPGVVGDTNGDGEVSVVDLNNVRNNFGASAPAPLIERRVTRAQVLDSALESWASGEERVALPAAQSSGLADDSLRVWDELLWQFVVRDDRSATQLKGRGKR from the coding sequence GTGCCCCTGAGGTTCGAGTCGTTGGAACACCGCCAGTTGCTGGCCGTGGGCCCGGTCATCACGGAGTTCATGGCGGACAACGCCAACACGCTCCAGGATGAAGACGGAGCGTATTCCGACTGGATCGAGGTCTATAACCCGACCGACGAGCCGTTGAGCCTCGCGGGCTACCATCTGACGGACGATGACGACGTCCTCGATATGTGGACGTTCCCGGACGTCACGCTGCCCGCGCGCGGATTTCTGGTGGTGTTCGCCTCGGGGAACGACCGCGTCGACGCCGGGGAGTTGCACACAAACTTCCGGCTGTCGTTGGACGGCGAGTATCTGGCGTTGGTGGCGCCCGACGCCGCGACGATTCAGACGGAGTTTTTTCCGGCATATCCCGCGCAGCACGAGGACGTTTCCTACGGCGTAGAGCAGGGAACGAACGGCGTCACGTTGCTGGGCCCGGAAACGGTGGGTCGGGCGTTAGTGCCGACTGCGGCGAACGGCCCAGGGCTCGGGCTCACCTGGACGTCGCGGACTTTTAACGATGCCAGTTGGCGCAGCGGAGCGACGGGCTGGGGCTACGACCAGGCTTCCACCTATCGCTCGTTGATTGAGACCGACCTGTTCGCCGAGATGTACAACACCACTACGACCGCCTATCTGCGCGTGCCGTTCGAAGTGGACGATCCGTTGTCGATCAACACGCTGATGTTGCGAATGAAGTACGACGACGGGTTCGTCGCCTATCTCAACGGACAGCGCGTGGAAGACATCCATGCTCCGGTGGAGGCCGCTTGGGACGACAACGCCAGTGACGTGAATCCGGACAGTCTCGCCGTCGTGTACGAGGAGTTCGACATTACGGACTTCAAAGGCGCGTTGGTCGCCGGTACGAATGTCCTCGCGATCCAAGGGTTGAACGTATCGAGCGGCAGCAGTGATTTTCTGATCCTGCCGGAGATCACGGCCACGGTGGCCGGCGAAGTGGAGCCCAAGCTCGGTTTCTTCAAGACGCCGACGCCCGGCGCGGCAAACGAGACCCCGCCGACGGACGGCTTCATTGCGGATGTGCAATTCAGCGTGGATCACGGGTACTACGACGCTCCCTTCGACGTGACGATCACGACGGCCACGGCTGACGCGACGATTCGCTATACGACCGACGGCACCGAGCCCACGCCGGCCAATGGCATCACCTATAGCGGTCCAATTCATGTCACGGCCACGACGGTGCTCCGCGCCGCGGCCTTCAAGCCGGACTTCGAGCCGAGCGATCCTGGGTCGCGGACGTACCTGTTTCTCAATGATGTGATTCGTCAATCGCCCAACGGCGCGCCGCCGCCGGGCTGGCCGTCGAATTGGGGCGGCAACGTCGTCAACTACGGGATGGATCAGGGTGTCGTCAACGCCAATCTCGGCACCATCATCAACGACATGAAGGCGATTCCGTCGATGTCGATCGTGATGGATCTTGACGACCTATTCGGTCCCGATGGGATCTATGCAAATCCCGGCGGCGAGGGGAGCAATTGGGAAAAAGAGACGTCGCTGGAACTCATCAACCCAGACGGCAGCGAGGGCTTTCAGGTCAACGCCGGACTTCGCATCCGCGGAGGATTCAGTCGTTCGGAATCGAATCCGAAGCACGCGTTCCGTTTATTTTTCCGCCGCGAGTACGGCGACGGCAAGTTGAACTACCCGCTGTTCGGGGATGAAGGCGCGGATGAATTCGACAGTGTCGATCTGCGCACGGATCAGAATTACTCCTGGTCGTTCGGCAACGACTCGCGGCACACTGCGATCCGGGATGTCTTCTCGCGCGATACGCAGCGCGACATGGGGCAACCGTATACGCGCAGCCGTTACTACCACCTGTACATCAACGGCCAATACTGGGGCATGTATCAGTCGCAGGAGCGAGCGGAGGCCTCGTACGGCGAGACGTATCTCGGCGGGGAAAAAGACAATTACGACGTGGTCAAGGCGGAAGCTGGGCCGTATCAAACTCAGGCGACCGACGGGAATCTGGACGCGTTTTTCCGCTTCTGGCAAGGCGCGAACGCCATCGCTGCGACGCCGACGGAAGCGGGGCGCGCCGCACTTTATCAGCAATTGCTCGGCAACAACCCGGACGGCACGCGCAATCCCAACTACGAGGTGCTGCTCGACGCCGAGAATTTGATCGATTACATGCTGGTGATCGTCTACGGCGGCAATTTGGATGCGCCCATTTCTAACTTTCTGGGCAATACGGCCGTCAACAATTGGTTTGGCATGCGCGAACGGACTGGCGCCAGTGGTGGCTGGAAGTTCTTTGCGCATGACAGCGAGCACACGTTGCTGAATGTCGCCGAGAACCGGATGGGGCCGTATTCCGCAGGGTCGTCGTTTGCGTACGCAAATCCACAGTGGATCTGGCAACAGCTTTGGACCTCGGAGGATTTTCGATTGGCGGTGGCGGATCGCGTGCAGGAGCACTTTTTCAACGGCGGCGCCTTGACGCGGGAAGCGGCGACGGCCCGATTCCAGTCGCGCGCCGCCGAGATCGATCGCGCGATTGTGGGCGAGGCTGCGCGCTGGGGAAACTCGGGACTCAACCGGCAGACCTGGCTCAACGCCGTTCAGTTCGTGACCAACAACATTTTCCCCACGCGCGGGAATGTGGTGCTGGATCAACTGAACTCGAAGGGCCTGGTTTCCACCTTGCCCCCACCGTCGTTGACGAGCTACGGCGGTGATGTGGACCCGGGGTTCGAATTGGGTATCACGTCGCAGACCGACGCCTACTATACGACCGACGGCAGCGATCCACGGCTCCCCGACGGTAGCGTGAATCCTGCCGCCACGTTGATCCCCAGCGGCAGCGACATTTTGCTCTACGACGCCCTGCACCCGGCGAAGTATTTCGTGCCCACCGGTTCCAACGGCGGCTCGTCGCTCGGCACGACCTGGACGACGATTCCGTTCAACGATGCTGCGTGGACGTCGGGCACGGTCGGCGTGGGCTATGACTTATTGGGCGACTACGACGGCGTCTATGCCACGGATCTTGAGCAAGCGATGCTGAACGTGAACGCGAGCGTCTACTTGCGCACGGAGTTCAACGTCGCGAATCCGGTAGACTTGAACGGCCTGAACCTGCGCGTGAAATACGATGACGGATTTATCGTGTTTCTGAACGGTCAGCGCGTGGCCTCGCGGAATGCGCCGCCGTTGCGTTTTGGCTACAACTCGCTGGCCACGGCGGAGCATCCCGACGCGGAGGCGCTCGAATTCGAGTCGCTGAGTCTGAGCAATTTCAAGCATCTTCTCGTGCCGGGAAAGAATGTGCTGGCGTTTCAACCGATGAATCGCGCGGTGAACAACGACGACTTCCTGTTTGTGCCCGAGTTGTTCACGTTCGGGTCGCCGGGCGCGGCGGAACTGACATTGCATGAAAGCACGATCGTCCGGGCACGAGCCGCCATTGGCAATCAATGGAGTGCCGAAGTGATCGGTGATTTCCGGCTACCGTCCGCGCTGCGGGTGACGGAGATCATGTACAATCCGCCCGCGCCGCCGGCGGGCAGTCCGTTCGTGGGCAGCGACTTTGAATTCATCGAGCTGCAGAATATCGGTACGACGACACTCGACCTCGCCGGATACAATCTGGGAGGCGGCATCGAATTTGAGTTCGGCGACATCTCCGTGGCGCCGGGCGCGTATGTAGTGGTGGTGAACAACCAGGCGGCGTTCGAGTCGCGCTACGGCGCGAATCTTCCGGTGGCCGGAGAGTTTGTTGGCAACCTGAGCAACAATGGCGAGTCGGTGTTCCTCAACGCCACGCTGACGGCGCTGGTGCAAGATTTTGCGTACTCCAATACCTGGTATGCAACCACCGATGGCGAAGGCCTGTCGTTGACCGTTGTGAACCCGGCCGGGCCGCTCGAAAACTGGGATGTGGCCGCCGGATGGAAGGTCAGCAGCCGCGCGGGAGGCACGCCTGGCGCCTCGGATGCGCCGATTGTCGTCGGAGATACGAACGGCGACGGGGAAGTGAACGTGGTGGACTTGAACAACGTTCGCAATAACTTCGGCGCTTCTGGGCCAGGTGTCGTGGGCGACACGAATGGCGACGGCGAGGTGAGCGTCGTCGATTTGAACAATGTCCGCAATAACTTCGGAGCCTCGGCGCCGGCGCCGTTGATTGAACGTCGCGTCACTCGCGCGCAAGTGTTGGATAGTGCGCTTGAGTCATGGGCGTCAGGCGAGGAGCGCGTCGCGCTTCCGGCCGCGCAATCCAGCGGTTTGGCAGACGATTCGCTGCGCGTATGGGACGAACTGCTCTGGCAATTCGTCGTTCGTGACGATCGCTCCGCGACGCAACTCAAGGGGCGCGGCAAGCGCTGA
- a CDS encoding co-chaperone GroES: MSIATKAKSKKSSGDIKLQPLGDRVVVEREASEERTAGGIVLPDSAKNKPARGTVVSIGNGRLLDDGTRGKMQVKPGDRVLFTSYAGETFKIGDDELLLMREDDILAVLE, translated from the coding sequence ATGTCGATTGCGACGAAGGCCAAGAGCAAGAAATCATCCGGCGACATCAAGCTGCAACCGTTGGGCGACCGCGTGGTCGTGGAGCGCGAAGCGTCCGAAGAGCGGACCGCCGGCGGCATCGTCCTGCCGGATTCGGCCAAGAACAAGCCGGCCCGCGGCACCGTGGTCAGCATCGGCAACGGCCGCCTGCTGGACGACGGTACTCGCGGCAAGATGCAGGTCAAGCCGGGCGACCGCGTCCTGTTCACCTCGTACGCCGGCGAGACCTTCAAGATCGGCGACGACGAACTGTTGCTGATGCGCGAAGACGACATTTTAGCCGTGCTGGAGTAA
- the groL gene encoding chaperonin GroEL (60 kDa chaperone family; promotes refolding of misfolded polypeptides especially under stressful conditions; forms two stacked rings of heptamers to form a barrel-shaped 14mer; ends can be capped by GroES; misfolded proteins enter the barrel where they are refolded when GroES binds), whose product MAKTIAFDQEARDAIKRGVGKLARAVKVTLGPKGRNVILQKSFGSPTVTKDGVTVAKEVDLEDVYENMGARMVREVASKTSDVAGDGTTTATVLAEAIFNEGLKAVVAGVNPVQLKQGIERAVADITEKLHKMSITIKSQKEMAQVGTVASNNDTEIGELLAQAMEKVGKDGVITVDEGKSLKTEVEWVEGMQFDRGYLSPYFVTESTKMQAVLEDCYILVHEKKITNVKELVPILEAVVNASRPLLIIAEDIEGEALATLVINKLRGTFKCAAVKAPGYGDRRKAMLEDISILTGGQAIFENLGIKLENLGVAELGRAKKVIIDKDNTTIIEGAGKASDIKARIDQIRREIDASTSDYDREKLEERLAKLAGGVAKVNVGAATESEMKEKKARVEDALHATRAAVEEGILPGGGVALLRAANAVKAEGLSTDEQMGYNLVLRACRAPLTMISNNAGQDGSVVCEKVLEQKGNNGYNAATNTYEDLVKAGIIDPTKVTRTALQNAASVATLLLTSDALIAEKPKDSKKKGGGAGHGGDYDMY is encoded by the coding sequence ATGGCCAAGACGATTGCTTTCGACCAGGAAGCTCGCGACGCGATTAAGCGTGGCGTGGGCAAGCTGGCCCGGGCGGTCAAGGTGACGCTCGGACCGAAAGGCCGGAACGTTATTTTGCAGAAGAGCTTCGGCTCGCCGACGGTGACCAAGGACGGCGTGACCGTCGCCAAGGAAGTCGACCTGGAAGACGTGTACGAAAACATGGGCGCGCGGATGGTCCGCGAAGTCGCCTCGAAGACGAGCGACGTGGCCGGCGACGGCACCACGACGGCTACCGTGCTGGCCGAAGCGATCTTCAACGAAGGCCTCAAGGCCGTGGTGGCTGGCGTAAATCCGGTCCAGTTGAAGCAAGGCATCGAGCGGGCGGTGGCCGACATCACCGAAAAGCTGCACAAGATGTCGATCACGATCAAGAGCCAAAAGGAAATGGCTCAGGTCGGCACCGTGGCGAGCAACAACGACACGGAAATCGGCGAGTTGCTGGCCCAGGCGATGGAAAAGGTCGGTAAGGACGGGGTGATCACCGTTGATGAAGGCAAGAGCCTGAAGACCGAAGTCGAATGGGTCGAAGGCATGCAGTTCGACCGCGGCTACCTCTCGCCGTACTTCGTCACCGAGTCGACGAAGATGCAGGCCGTGCTGGAGGATTGCTATATCCTCGTGCACGAAAAGAAAATCACCAATGTCAAGGAATTGGTCCCAATCCTCGAAGCCGTGGTGAACGCTAGCCGTCCGCTGCTGATCATCGCCGAGGACATCGAAGGCGAAGCCTTGGCCACGTTGGTCATCAACAAGCTGCGCGGCACGTTCAAGTGCGCCGCGGTGAAGGCCCCCGGCTACGGCGATCGCCGCAAGGCGATGCTGGAAGACATTTCGATCCTGACCGGCGGCCAGGCGATCTTCGAGAACCTGGGCATCAAGCTGGAAAACCTGGGCGTCGCCGAACTCGGCCGCGCCAAGAAGGTGATCATCGACAAGGACAACACGACGATCATCGAAGGGGCCGGCAAGGCCTCGGACATCAAGGCGCGTATCGACCAGATTCGCCGCGAGATCGACGCTTCGACCAGCGATTACGATCGTGAGAAGCTCGAAGAGCGTCTCGCCAAGTTGGCCGGCGGCGTTGCCAAGGTGAACGTGGGCGCCGCGACCGAAAGCGAAATGAAGGAAAAGAAGGCCCGCGTCGAGGACGCACTGCACGCCACGCGTGCCGCGGTCGAGGAAGGCATTCTGCCCGGCGGCGGCGTCGCACTGTTGCGGGCCGCGAATGCGGTCAAGGCCGAAGGGCTCTCGACCGACGAGCAGATGGGCTACAACCTGGTGCTCCGCGCTTGCCGCGCCCCGCTGACGATGATCTCCAACAACGCGGGCCAGGACGGCAGCGTAGTGTGCGAGAAGGTCCTCGAGCAGAAGGGCAACAACGGCTACAACGCCGCGACCAACACCTACGAGGACCTGGTCAAGGCCGGCATTATCGACCCGACCAAGGTGACCCGCACCGCGTTGCAAAACGCGGCCAGCGTGGCGACGTTGCTGTTGACCAGCGACGCCTTAATCGCCGAGAAGCCCAAGGACAGCAAGAAGAAGGGTGGCGGCGCTGGTCACGGCGGCGACTACGACATGTATTAA
- the tgt gene encoding tRNA guanosine(34) transglycosylase Tgt produces MKRDGFSFALKHVDASTGARRGVFHTPRGAVELPAFMPVGTVGTVKGLTIDAVRATGAQMILANTYHLALRPGEEIVRELGGLHRFMGWDGPILTDSGGFQVFSLAQMTKVTEDRATFRSHIDGSLVELSPERAVAIQEALGSDVAMVLDHVVGLPNTFEVLADAVTRTTRWAARALQVAQRPDQVLFGIVQGGLFPELRIESARQLVELDFPGYAVGGLSVGETPAEMYAMLDVTVPALPADRPRYLMGVGTPRDLLEAIRRGIDLFDCVMPTRNGRNALAFTDQGTRRMRNLKYARDDAPLDEHCPCPACRHSRGYIRHLFMAGEMLGPILLSAHNLTYYQRLMAGARAAIEADRFDSFYQGKLSGWQGTAQAAEG; encoded by the coding sequence ATGAAACGCGATGGATTCTCGTTCGCCTTGAAGCACGTCGACGCGTCGACGGGCGCCCGTCGGGGCGTCTTTCATACGCCGCGCGGAGCGGTCGAACTGCCGGCGTTCATGCCTGTGGGAACGGTCGGCACTGTTAAGGGTTTGACCATTGACGCGGTGCGCGCGACCGGCGCGCAGATGATTCTGGCGAATACGTATCACCTGGCACTGCGGCCCGGCGAGGAGATTGTGCGCGAACTCGGCGGACTGCATCGCTTTATGGGCTGGGATGGGCCGATTCTGACGGACAGTGGCGGGTTTCAGGTTTTCAGCCTGGCGCAGATGACCAAGGTTACCGAAGACCGGGCCACATTCCGCTCGCACATCGACGGCAGTCTCGTCGAACTCTCTCCGGAACGCGCCGTGGCAATTCAAGAGGCGCTCGGCAGCGACGTGGCGATGGTGCTCGATCACGTCGTCGGCCTGCCGAACACGTTCGAAGTACTGGCCGACGCCGTGACTCGCACGACGCGCTGGGCGGCGCGCGCGCTGCAAGTCGCGCAGCGGCCTGACCAGGTATTGTTCGGCATCGTGCAAGGCGGGCTGTTTCCAGAGTTGCGCATTGAGAGTGCGCGACAGCTCGTGGAATTGGATTTTCCGGGCTATGCAGTCGGTGGGCTCAGCGTGGGTGAGACGCCCGCGGAGATGTACGCGATGCTGGATGTGACCGTGCCAGCGTTGCCGGCGGATCGACCGCGCTACTTGATGGGAGTCGGCACGCCGCGCGATCTGCTCGAAGCGATTCGTCGTGGCATCGATCTCTTTGACTGCGTGATGCCGACGCGCAACGGCCGCAATGCGCTGGCGTTCACGGACCAAGGGACGCGGCGGATGAGGAACTTGAAATATGCGCGCGACGATGCACCGTTGGACGAACATTGCCCGTGCCCCGCTTGTCGTCACAGCCGGGGGTACATCAGGCACTTATTCATGGCTGGCGAGATGCTCGGGCCGATTCTGCTTTCAGCTCATAACCTGACGTACTACCAACGGCTAATGGCCGGCGCCCGCGCGGCGATCGAGGCGGATCGCTTTGACAGCTTCTATCAGGGAAAGCTTTCTGGCTGGCAGGGGACGGCGCAGGCGGCCGAAGGGTGA
- a CDS encoding fumarylacetoacetate hydrolase family protein yields MKIFRYRDASGGIHFGRRHNDGRVTRIEGDIYGEYRDTGESAQVAAALAPVEPRDIICIGLNYRKHAEEGGKPIPEQPVVFMKNVGAVQDPGGPIILPRKLRSDSVDYECELAVVIGRECYNVAQADALKYVLGYTCANDVSARDWQSKWGGGQWCRGKTFATFCPLGPYLVTPDDIPNPNALGIRTILNGQVMQDWNTSDMIFNVPTLIEFLSGSTKLVPGTVILTGTPHGVGFVRKPPVFLQPGDKVTIEIDQIGQLTNPVIEESF; encoded by the coding sequence ATGAAAATTTTCCGCTACCGCGACGCATCCGGAGGTATTCATTTCGGTCGCCGCCACAACGACGGCCGCGTGACCCGCATCGAGGGCGACATCTACGGAGAATACCGCGACACCGGCGAGTCGGCCCAAGTTGCCGCGGCACTCGCCCCCGTCGAGCCGCGCGACATCATCTGCATCGGCCTCAACTACCGCAAGCACGCCGAAGAAGGAGGCAAGCCGATCCCGGAACAGCCGGTGGTGTTCATGAAGAACGTCGGCGCCGTGCAGGATCCAGGCGGGCCGATCATCCTGCCGCGGAAGTTGCGCAGCGACTCCGTCGACTACGAATGCGAACTGGCCGTGGTGATCGGCCGCGAATGCTACAACGTCGCCCAGGCCGACGCCTTGAAGTACGTGTTAGGTTACACCTGCGCCAACGACGTCAGCGCCCGGGACTGGCAATCCAAGTGGGGCGGCGGCCAATGGTGCCGCGGCAAGACCTTTGCCACTTTCTGCCCGCTCGGCCCTTACCTCGTGACGCCCGATGACATCCCGAACCCGAATGCGCTCGGCATTCGCACCATTCTCAATGGCCAAGTGATGCAGGATTGGAATACCAGTGACATGATTTTCAACGTGCCGACGCTGATCGAATTCCTCAGTGGCAGCACCAAATTGGTTCCTGGCACCGTTATTCTCACAGGCACGCCCCACGGCGTCGGCTTCGTGCGAAAACCGCCGGTCTTCCTGCAACCCGGCGACAAGGTCACGATCGAGATCGATCAAATCGGCCAGCTCACAAATCCGGTGATCGAGGAATCGTTTTAA